From Curtobacterium sp. MCBA15_012:
AGTCAAGCTGTCGGGCAGGCGTACCTCTGTGTCGATCTCGTGTGCCAGCTTGCCCTGACCAAAGATCAGACCGCGCACGATCTGCTCGTCGGTGTACAGCCGCGACTGGGAAGCTGCGGCAGTGGACAAGCCCGCTGCGGCGATGGTGGCACCGAGCGCGACCGTTGCGATGATCTTCTTCATGGCGTCTTCCTGATGGTGACTGGTGAGGGAGAGTGCGTCCGGTCTCGCGAGATGCCGCCGGAGAGGTCGCCGTGAGCGGTCAACGCTCGTCGCAGCGCTGTGCCGCTCGGCTCGCGATGACCGAGCCTGCGACCACCAAGGCCAGACCAGCGACCATCCCGATGAGGACAGCGGCATCTGCGACAGCTTTTGTTGCGAACGCGTTCAACAAGCCCCCGCCCACGAAGCAGAGGCCTGCCCCGTCGAGCCAGAGCCTGGCCGCGCGATGGCCAGCTCGCCATGTCCCGTCCGATTTCATGACCGATCTGATTCGGATGCCGGCTGCGCCGTTCGGCCCGAGTACGCCTCGGGCGGCGAGTTCTGCCACGACGCCGACGACGACTCCGCTGAAAGCGAGGGCAAGCCCGGACAACTCCATGTCCCCAGTGAAACGTGATGTACCATTTGAGTCAAGGCTTCGGTGCCGGATATGTCGCAAGTCGAATGTTGCAGCAGCTGCTGCGCCGGAAGGTGATCCCGAGCGCCCGGGGTCCGCCGTCGATGCGAGACTGCAGCGCAGATGAACCCTCTCGGGGCGTGGTGCGCTTCGAAGCCAAGTGTCAGAATTCGCCGACAGGGGCCGCGGTCCACGCAACTGACTGCCGATCAGTCCCGTGCTCTGCTTCGATGCCGGGCCCTCGGACTCACCTCCGCGAGCGTCGGGCGCTGTGGTGCCGAGCGACTCTGCGGCACAACGGAAAGCACCTCACGCCACGGCGAACCGTGGTGCGAGGTGCTTCCCGTTGTGCGCGAGCAGACCGAACCGCGGAACGGCGCGGCCGCCGCCCGCGGGCGCGGCCCGGCCCCGCGACCGCCCGCGGCCCCGCGCCCGCGGCCCGCCCCCGCTACCCCAGCACCACGCTCCACGAGAACGCCTGCGGCCACAGCTGGTGCTCCGGCAGCACGTCGAGCCCGCACGCCCGCGACCCCAGCCCGTGCTGCGCCGCGTCGAGGTACAGGTACGCGTGGTCCGGCGTGGGCAGCTCGTACGGGTGCATCGCCCGGGTCAGCTGCTGCGCGGTCCACGGCGAGAGCGTGAAGCCCGCCCGGTGCGCCCCGACGGAGGTCACGGTGAACGGCCCCACCGACAGCGCACGCAGGGACGGCCGGTGTCCGGTCTCCTGCGGCATCGAGTACTCGACCCCGAGCGCACGCACCGGCGCCGAGAACCGCCCGACCCGCGCGGCGTGCGACGAGTCGGCGTACGACTCCGCCGGTCCGGTGCCGAACCAGGTCGCCTCGTCGTCGAGCAGTGCCGCGGGCAGGTCGAACCGCACGCCGATCCGGGGCCAGGTGACGTCCCACGCGCCGAACGGCACCGCGTCGGTCTGCAGCAGCAGCCCGGCGTCCGTCAGGGTCCAGCGGTGGGTGACGTCGACGCCCCACCCGCTGTTCGCCGCGGCCACCCGCACACGCTGCTCGAGCCCGTGCTCGGTCCGCGTCACCGCGACGAGCCGGTGCGTCAGCCGGTCGAGGCCGCGCTCGCGCCACCGGGTGGCCGAGGGCGGCGCGGTCGGGTCGCCGACACCCTGGGTGAGCACCGGGTCGGCCGTCTCGTAGCCGCCCTGCGAGGCGAGGCTGTCGTTGTCGGTCGGTGCGCGCCAGAGCTCGAGCCGCGGTCCGGCGACCTCGTGGCCCTTCCAGGACACCAGGTCACCCCGGGCGGTGAAGGTCCCGTCGCCGAGACGGTCGCCCTCCCACCCGGTGCCGGAGGCCCGTGGTACGTCTCCCGGTCGGCTCGCGACGAGCCGCTGGGTGCGTGCGACGACGTGGCCGGTGTCGGCCCACGCGGTCGGCCCCGCCAGCTCCGCGGTCACGTCGAACCACAGTTCGTCGCCGGGGGCGAGTGCTGCGGTGTCGGCCGCGGCGGCGAGGACCTCGTCGGGGACGGGCACCGTGGCCGACTGCCGGGCGGCGACCACCCCGGGCGCGAACCGGCCCGACGACTCCACGACGCCGTTCCGGCTGAGCGTCCAGCAGAACCGCAGTCCGGCGGTCGACGCCGAGTGGAAGCGGTTCTCGACGAGCAGCGTGGTGTCGGACACCGAGAACCGGATCGGCGCGACGACCGCGGCGAACTCGGCCAGACCCGGGGTCGGGGTGTCGTCGGGCAGCACGAGACCGTCCATCACGAAGTTGCCGTCGTGCACGACCTCGCCGAAGTCACCGCCGTACGCGTAGTAGTCCTCGCCTGACGCGGTCCGGGCGAGCAGCCCGTGGTCGCGCCACTCCCACACGAAACCGCCGTGCAGGCGCGGGTACTTGTCGACGAGCGCCTCGTACTCGGCGATCTGCCCCGGGCCGTTGCCCATCGCGTGCACGTACTCGCAGTGCAGGAACGGCTTCGACCGCTGTCGGGCGGCCTCGGCGGGACCGCAGCCGAGCAGCGGGGTCGCGGGGCCGCCGCCGATCGACTCGGTCTCCTGCAGCGTCGGGTACATCCGCGAGTACACGTCGGTGTAGGCGCCCGTGTAGTCGCCCTCGTAGTGCACGGGCCGCTCGTCGTCGCGGTCGTGCACCCACTGCGCCATCGCGGCGAGGTTCCGCCCGGTGCCGGACTCGTTGCCGAGCGACCACATGACGATGGACGCGTGGTTCTTGTCCCGCTCGACCGTGCGGGCGATCCGGTCCAGGTAGGCGTCGCGCCACGCGGGGTCGTCGGAGGGGTTGCCGACCCAGTCGGTGAACAGGAAGCCGTGCGTCTCGAGGTCGCACTCGAGCACGACCCAGAACCCGAGCTCGTCGGCCAGGTCGAGCACGCGGGGGTGCGGCGGGTAGTGCGAGGTGCGGATCGCGTTGACGTTGTTCCGCTTCATGAGCGCCATGTCCGCGCGGGCGTGCTCCTCGTCGAACACCCGGCCGCGGACGGGGTGGGTCTCGTGCCGGTTCACACCGTGGAAGACCACGCGCTCGCCGTTCACCAGGAACCGGTCGCCGACGATCTGCACCGTGCGGAAGCCGAGGCGCAGCGACACGGTCTCGCCGCCCGTCCGCCCGCCGGCCGCGGTGCCGGTGGACACCTGGGCGTCGTACAGCCGCGGGAGCTCGGCGCTCCACGGCTCGACGCCCTCGACCGTGATCGGTGCGACGTCGTCGGCGGTGGCCCACGTGACGTCGACGTCGAGCGAGGGCACGGTGAACCGCACCGGGAACGCCGCGTCGAGCGTCGGGAACGTGATGGTGCCGGTCCCGGTCGACGGACGGCCCGAGGCGGCGGTGCCGGCGGTGGCGGCGTCCCCGAGCGTCGCGGTCCAGCCGGCGCGCACGAAGACGTCGTCGACGGGCGCGGTCGGCCGGGCGAGCAGCGTGACCGACCGGAAGATGCCCGGCAGCCACCACTGGTCCTGGTCCTCGAGGTACGAGGCCGCACTCCACTGGTGCACGCGGACGAGCAGCTCGTTCTCGCCCGGCACCAGCAGTGCGGTCACGTCGAACTCGGTGGCCAGGCGCGACCCGGTCGACCACCCGACGAGCTCGCCGTTCAGCCACACCCGGACGTGCGACTCGACCCCGTCGAACCGGAGCAGCACCCGGTCGGCCGCGTCGAACGACGACGGCAACGAGAACGTTCGGCGGTGGTCACCGGTGGGGTTCTCCTCCGGCGGGTGCGGCGGGTCGATGGGGAACGGGTACTGCAGGTTCGTGTAGCTCGGCGCACCGTGTCCGTGCAGGACCCAGTGCGACGGGACGGGGATGCTGCCCCACTCGTCCTCCACCCCCGACGACGCTCCGGACGGCGCCGAGGCCACCCCCGGCACCGGGACGTCCGCGACCGGCGACCACCGGAAGTCCCACTCCCCGTCGAGCGACAGGGACGGGGCGTCGGTGTGGAGCCACGCCCTCGGGGCGAGCCGGGTGTCCGAACCCGGTGCCGTCGAGGCGAGTTCGGCGAGCGCGGTCGCGGCGGGGTCGGAGGCGGCTGCCTCCGGGGCGGAGTGGGTGGAGGACGAGTGAGCAGCGATGGTCAACCCTTGACCGATCCTTCCGTGAGGCCCCCGCGCCAGAAGCGCTGCAGGACGATGATGGCGATGACGAGCGGGATGACCGAGACGAGCACCCCGCCGGTGGTGAGCTGGTAGAACTCGGGCAACCGGTCCACCTGCGCGCGCCAGTTGTTCAGCCCCAGTGTGATCGGGTACAGCTTCTGGTCTGCCAGCATGATGAGCGGCAGGAAGAAGTTGTTCCAGATCCCGACCACCTGGAACAGGAACACCGTGACGAGCGCCGGCGTCAGCTGGCGGAGCACGATCGTGTGGAAGATCCGCATCTCGCCGGCGCCGTCGATGCGCGCCTGCTCGAGGAGTGCCGTGTCCACCGATGCCGACGCGTACACCCGGCACAGGAACAGGCCGAACGGCGACACCAGGCTCGGGATGAGCACGCTCCAGTACGTGTCGGTCAGGCCCATGGTCGAGAACAGCAGGAACAGCGGCAGCGCCGTCGCGGTCCCCGGCACGAGCACACCGCCGAGGATCGTGCCGAACACGAGCTGGCGGCCGCGGAACTCGTACTTCGCCAGGGCGTACCCGCCAGCCGCGGCGAAGTAGGTCGCGAGGACCGCGCCGACGCCGGAGTAGAGGACGCTGTTCGCGATCCACCGGACGAAGATGCCGCCGTCGTACGAGAACACCTGCTGGATGTTGCTGAACAGGGCGAACTCGCCGCCGAACCAGAACCCGTTCGTCGCGAACAGCGCGCCGGTCGTCTTCGTGGCGGCGATCACGACCCAGTACAGCGGCACCAGGAAGTAGACCGCGACGATCACCAGGATGGCGGTGACGACGATCTGCGAGGTCGGGGTCCGGTCGAGCTTGCGCCGCTGGTGCGCGGTGATCGACGTGGTGTCGACCGGGAGGGCGTTCTGCTTCGTCGCAGGTGCCTCGATCGCTTCGCTGGTCATGCTTCCGCCCCCTTGCGGTCAGCCGGGAGGCCCGTGGCGGCTCCCGTGGTCGTGCTGCGGTGGGCGACGCCGGTCGCCGGGCGGGTGGGCCCGCCGGTGGTACCGCGCGTCTGGAGGGCGCGCCGCGCCTCCCGGCCGTCACGCTTCGCGCGACGGTCCTGGTCGCGTTCGTGCTTCGGCGGACGGTTCGTCAGGGCGAGGAACGCGAACGACAGGACGAACGCGGCCAACGCGATGATCACGGCCTGCGCACTCGCGACGCCGTACTCGTTGAAGGCGAACGCGTTCGTGTAGGCGGCGTAGTTCGGCGTGTACTCGGTGTCGATCGCCGGGGCGACCGTGGACAGGATCTGCGGCTCGGCGAAGAGCTGCAGCGTGCCGATGATCGAGAACACCGTCGTGAGGACGAGTGCCGGGGCGATGAGCGGGATCTGGATCCGCCAGGCGACCTGGAAGGGGCCGGCGCCGTCCATCTTGGCAGCCTCGTAGACCTCACCGGGGATGGACTTCAGCTGCGCCACGATGATGAGCATGTTGTAGCCCGTGTAGGTCCACGTGACGATGTTCGCGATCGACCACAGCACGCTGTTCGCGCCGAGGAAGTCCGGCTGCAGCCCCACCGCCTGGAGCAGGTCGATGATCGGGGACAGGCCGGGCACGTACAGGAACGACCACAGGATCGTCGCGATGACGCCCGGGACGCCGTACGGCATGAAGTAGACCGCGCGGAAGAACGCCGGCCAGCGGGCGCTCGCCGACTCGAGCAGGAGCGCGAGGATCGTGCACGCGATGATCATCACCGGCACCTGCACGATGCCGAACAGGAGCATGCGGCCGATCGACGCGACGAACCCGGAGTCCTGCAGCGCGATCGCGTAGTTGTCGAAGCCGGCGAAGCGGCCGGTGACGCCGTCCTCGCCGAAGAGCCCCTCGCGGTCGACGGTGGTGAAGCTCTGGAACAGCGCGCTGATGATCGGGATGATGAACGTCAGGACGAACAGCGCGAGGAACGGGGCGAGGAGGATCCACGGGGCGCGCTTCTGGGCGCTCGTGGCCCTGGTGCTCGTGCGGTAGCCGGAGCGCGGCTGGGTGGCGGTCATCGTGCCGTCCTCACGCTGAGGCCCTTGTCCTTGAAGGACTGGACGATCTCCCGCTGGGCGAGCTCGACGGCGTCGGTCAGCTTCAGGCCGCCGGTGAGCTTGCGCCGGAACTGGTTCTGCAGGCTCGTGAACGCCGACTGGGTCACGGGGGACCACGACCAGTCGATGTTCTGCTCCTTCGCCGCGGGGGCGAAGACCTCCTCGTTGTAGTCCTGCCCGGAGAACCACGCGCTCGGTTGCTGGCGCGCTGCTCCGATGTAGTCCTTCGCGGGGGACCACCCGATGCCGCAGTACTTGATCATCGCGTCGATGCCCTCCTTCGACGTGGTCATCCAGGTGATGAACTCGAGCGCCTCCTTCGGGTGCTTCGCGTTCGCCAGGACCGCGGCGCTCGAGCCGCCGATCGCGCTCGAGCCGAACCCGGACGCGTCCCACTTCTGCATCGGCGCGACCTTCCACTTGCCCTCGCCGCCCTGGATGGACTGGATGAGGGCGTCGCCCCAGCTCGCGCTCGTGACGGCGGCGATCCGACCGTTCGCGCACGCGGCGTACCAGCCGGGGGTGTAGGCGCCGGCCGAGGTGTCGACGAGCCCGTCGTCGATGCAGCCGTCGAAGAACGCGGCGACCCGCAGCGTGGCGTCGTCGGTCATGTCGATCACCCACTCGTCGCCGTCGACCTTGAACCACCGCGCGCCGGCCTGCTGGGCGTACGCGGCGAAGGGCGACGCGTCGGCGACCGGGAACACCTCGAGGTAGTTCTGCTTGCCGGTCTTCCGGACCTTGTCGGCCAGGACCTTCCACTCGTCCCACGTCGTCGGGGGTTCGCCGCCGGCCTGCTCGAGGATCGCGGTCTGGTAGTAGAAGCCCATCGGACCGGTGTCCTGGGGGATGCCGTAGACGCCGTCGACGAACTCGACCTGGGCCCAGGCGGCGTCGTCGTACTTCGACCGGAGGTCCTTCGCGCCGTAGCGGGCCAGGTCCACCAGGCCGTTCGCGAGCATGAACTCGGGGATCTGGCGGAGCTCGACCTGCCCGATGTCCGGACCGCCGCCGGCCGCGAGCGCGGAGTACATCTTCTGGTACCCGCCGCTGTTGCCGCCGGGGATCCAGTTCGCGGTGACCTGGATGCGGGGGTTCTTCGCGTTCCAGACGTCGCAGACCTTCTGCAGGTCCTTGAGCCACGCCCAGTACGTGATCTGCACGGTCTCGCCACCGGCCGCAGCCGGGATCACCGCCGCCTTGTTCACGTTGGTCGAACCCGGGACGGCACAGCCGGCGAGCAAGCCCGCCGCAGCCGTGCCGAGCCCGAGGCTGAGCAGGTTTCTTCTCGACAGCTGTCGTCCAGATGGTGTTGGCGTCATTGCCTGAGCTCCGGTTCGTCGTCGGATCGGGTTCTCCGCCAGTAGAGCACGGAACCGAGCGCCGCTGTGTTTTCACGAAGGCGTTCACGGCTTTTCACGGCTGGTCGTTACCTGGGCCGGTAGGGGCGGCGGGAGGCGCGCCGGTCGGTGGTCGGTGGTCGGTTGTTGCTGGTTGCTGGTTGCTGGTTGCTGGTTACGGGTCGCTGGTTACTGGTCGCTGGTCGCTGGTCGCTGGTCGGCGGTCGCACGGAGCCGCCTCGGCTGGGTGTCGGCTCCGAGCCGTGGGCACGCCCGGCCGGGCAGGGGGATGGTGGACCGCACACGACACGTCGGGGTTCGTGACGCCCCGGCGCACCGCCGAGAGGAGCTGTCATGACGTCCACCAACGCGACGAGCGAACTGCACGGGATCCTGGGGGAGCGGCTGGAGGGCGGTGGCACGTGGGCGTGGGCCTACGCCGACGTGTCCGGCAACGTCGAGGACCCGCGGCGGCAGGCGGCCCTGAAGCTCCGGGCGGTCGAGGAGTCCCTGCGTGCCCAGGGCGCGAGCGCCGACGTGGTGGACACGATCGCCGCCGAGTTCGAGCAGGAACCGGGCGTCCCGTCGCCGGTGGCCCGGTACGTGCTCGTCCACGACGGCGAGCTCGTCCTCAGCGAGGTGCTCCCCGGGCACCTGCACGGTGCCGAGGCGATCGGTGTCGGGGCCGTGCCCGACCTCGTGCCGCTCGTCGCGCACCGCCCGATCGACCTGCCGTTCCTGGTCGTGCACGTCACCCGTGAGGGCGGCACCCTCCGCGCCTACCGCCTCGGCCACGCCCCGTCGGTCGTCGACGAGCAGCAGGTGCAGGGCCGCACCGACACCCTGCACTACGCGAAGGCCGGGACCGGGTGGAAGCAGCCGCACTGGCAGGCCCACACCGAGGAGATCTGGAAGCAGACCTCGGCCGAGGTCGCCGGGGCCGTGGACGAGGCCGTCCGCCGCCTGCGCCCCGGGCTCGTCGTCGTCGCGGGGGACGTCACCGCGCGGGAGCTGCTCGTCAAGGCGCTCTCCACCGAGGCGCGTGCGCTCGTCACCACCGTGCCCGTCGACCCGCGGTCGGACGACGCGGCGCGGCAGGCGTTCGTCGAGCACGTCGAGATCGCCCTCGCCCGGGTGATCGCCACCCGCCGGCACGACCTCGAGGACCTGCTCCGCACGCACGTCGGCCGCGGCGACAACCTCGCGGTGACCGGACTCGGCTCCGTGGTGTCCGCACTGCAGCAGGCGCAGGGGTCGGTCGTGGCGCTCGACGCCGTCGCGGTCGGGGACCGCACGCTCCTGGCGCTCGCCGGCGCCCCGTGGGTCG
This genomic window contains:
- a CDS encoding extracellular solute-binding protein — translated: MTPTPSGRQLSRRNLLSLGLGTAAAGLLAGCAVPGSTNVNKAAVIPAAAGGETVQITYWAWLKDLQKVCDVWNAKNPRIQVTANWIPGGNSGGYQKMYSALAAGGGPDIGQVELRQIPEFMLANGLVDLARYGAKDLRSKYDDAAWAQVEFVDGVYGIPQDTGPMGFYYQTAILEQAGGEPPTTWDEWKVLADKVRKTGKQNYLEVFPVADASPFAAYAQQAGARWFKVDGDEWVIDMTDDATLRVAAFFDGCIDDGLVDTSAGAYTPGWYAACANGRIAAVTSASWGDALIQSIQGGEGKWKVAPMQKWDASGFGSSAIGGSSAAVLANAKHPKEALEFITWMTTSKEGIDAMIKYCGIGWSPAKDYIGAARQQPSAWFSGQDYNEEVFAPAAKEQNIDWSWSPVTQSAFTSLQNQFRRKLTGGLKLTDAVELAQREIVQSFKDKGLSVRTAR
- a CDS encoding carbohydrate ABC transporter permease, with amino-acid sequence MTSEAIEAPATKQNALPVDTTSITAHQRRKLDRTPTSQIVVTAILVIVAVYFLVPLYWVVIAATKTTGALFATNGFWFGGEFALFSNIQQVFSYDGGIFVRWIANSVLYSGVGAVLATYFAAAGGYALAKYEFRGRQLVFGTILGGVLVPGTATALPLFLLFSTMGLTDTYWSVLIPSLVSPFGLFLCRVYASASVDTALLEQARIDGAGEMRIFHTIVLRQLTPALVTVFLFQVVGIWNNFFLPLIMLADQKLYPITLGLNNWRAQVDRLPEFYQLTTGGVLVSVIPLVIAIIVLQRFWRGGLTEGSVKG
- a CDS encoding glycoside hydrolase family 2 TIM barrel-domain containing protein, translated to MAAHSSSTHSAPEAAASDPAATALAELASTAPGSDTRLAPRAWLHTDAPSLSLDGEWDFRWSPVADVPVPGVASAPSGASSGVEDEWGSIPVPSHWVLHGHGAPSYTNLQYPFPIDPPHPPEENPTGDHRRTFSLPSSFDAADRVLLRFDGVESHVRVWLNGELVGWSTGSRLATEFDVTALLVPGENELLVRVHQWSAASYLEDQDQWWLPGIFRSVTLLARPTAPVDDVFVRAGWTATLGDAATAGTAASGRPSTGTGTITFPTLDAAFPVRFTVPSLDVDVTWATADDVAPITVEGVEPWSAELPRLYDAQVSTGTAAGGRTGGETVSLRLGFRTVQIVGDRFLVNGERVVFHGVNRHETHPVRGRVFDEEHARADMALMKRNNVNAIRTSHYPPHPRVLDLADELGFWVVLECDLETHGFLFTDWVGNPSDDPAWRDAYLDRIARTVERDKNHASIVMWSLGNESGTGRNLAAMAQWVHDRDDERPVHYEGDYTGAYTDVYSRMYPTLQETESIGGGPATPLLGCGPAEAARQRSKPFLHCEYVHAMGNGPGQIAEYEALVDKYPRLHGGFVWEWRDHGLLARTASGEDYYAYGGDFGEVVHDGNFVMDGLVLPDDTPTPGLAEFAAVVAPIRFSVSDTTLLVENRFHSASTAGLRFCWTLSRNGVVESSGRFAPGVVAARQSATVPVPDEVLAAAADTAALAPGDELWFDVTAELAGPTAWADTGHVVARTQRLVASRPGDVPRASGTGWEGDRLGDGTFTARGDLVSWKGHEVAGPRLELWRAPTDNDSLASQGGYETADPVLTQGVGDPTAPPSATRWRERGLDRLTHRLVAVTRTEHGLEQRVRVAAANSGWGVDVTHRWTLTDAGLLLQTDAVPFGAWDVTWPRIGVRFDLPAALLDDEATWFGTGPAESYADSSHAARVGRFSAPVRALGVEYSMPQETGHRPSLRALSVGPFTVTSVGAHRAGFTLSPWTAQQLTRAMHPYELPTPDHAYLYLDAAQHGLGSRACGLDVLPEHQLWPQAFSWSVVLG
- a CDS encoding SdpI family protein; this translates as MELSGLALAFSGVVVGVVAELAARGVLGPNGAAGIRIRSVMKSDGTWRAGHRAARLWLDGAGLCFVGGGLLNAFATKAVADAAVLIGMVAGLALVVAGSVIASRAAQRCDER